A section of the Agrococcus sp. SGAir0287 genome encodes:
- a CDS encoding nuclear transport factor 2 family protein, protein MASIPEPVAAFVEAVNRHDSQAFLAAFTDDGFVDDWGRTFTGRDAIERWSDVEFIGSQGTLTPEQVTVAGDEVTIVGDWRSTHANGRSRFVFAMRGDRIASMTIREG, encoded by the coding sequence ATGGCAAGCATCCCCGAGCCCGTCGCGGCTTTCGTCGAGGCCGTCAACCGGCACGACTCGCAGGCGTTCCTCGCCGCGTTCACCGATGACGGGTTCGTCGACGACTGGGGTCGCACCTTCACGGGTCGCGATGCGATCGAGCGGTGGAGCGACGTCGAGTTCATCGGCTCGCAGGGCACCCTGACCCCTGAGCAGGTGACGGTCGCCGGCGACGAGGTCACGATCGTCGGCGACTGGCGCAGCACGCACGCGAACGGCCGTTCGCGCTTCGTCTTCGCGATGCGCGGAGACCGGATCGCGTCGATGACGATCCGCGAGGGCTGA
- a CDS encoding CpaF family protein, giving the protein MTRAVVAITEMVRDRVRRDGVDLRASGDLADRYVRDAVRHYSERALGGAHPLLDDEQEATRSVLAAITGYGVLQPYLDDPAIEELWINQGARVFVARGGESEELDVRLTPQETRDLVERMLSTTGRRVDLSMPFVDASLPDGSRLHVASGDVARGAMSINIRKFSRRLASLDALVELGTLSHQAATFLRRSVVAGANVLVSGATHAGKTTLLGALVGAGRPRDRVVTVEETFELDPQVDDVVALQCRQPSLEGTGEITLRQLVKESLRMRPDRLVVGEVRGPEALDLLIALNSGVAGAGTIHANSARDALQKLTTLPLLAGRNIDAGFVVPTVAACVDLVVHCAMDARGNRRVTEILAPTGTTHGHVIEASQMFHTVGGLLRPTGGHPARTSKYEAAGIDVAALLARDDA; this is encoded by the coding sequence ATGACTCGAGCCGTCGTCGCGATCACCGAGATGGTGCGCGACCGCGTGCGGCGCGACGGCGTGGACCTCAGAGCGAGCGGCGATCTCGCGGACCGGTACGTGCGCGACGCCGTGCGGCACTACTCTGAGCGGGCGCTCGGCGGCGCGCATCCGTTGCTCGACGACGAGCAGGAGGCGACGCGCTCGGTGCTCGCGGCGATCACGGGCTACGGGGTGCTGCAGCCGTACCTCGACGATCCGGCGATCGAGGAGCTCTGGATCAACCAGGGCGCGCGCGTGTTCGTCGCGCGGGGTGGCGAGAGCGAGGAGCTCGACGTGCGCCTCACCCCGCAGGAGACGCGCGACCTCGTCGAGCGCATGCTGTCGACCACCGGTCGTCGCGTCGACCTGTCGATGCCGTTCGTCGACGCGTCGCTGCCCGACGGCTCCCGCCTGCACGTCGCATCCGGCGACGTCGCCCGCGGCGCGATGAGCATCAACATCCGCAAGTTCTCGCGCCGCCTCGCATCCCTCGACGCACTCGTCGAGCTCGGCACGCTCAGCCACCAGGCCGCGACGTTCCTGCGGCGCTCGGTCGTCGCCGGCGCCAACGTGCTCGTGTCGGGCGCGACGCACGCCGGCAAGACGACGCTGCTGGGCGCGCTCGTGGGCGCGGGTCGTCCGCGCGATCGCGTCGTGACGGTGGAGGAGACCTTCGAGCTCGACCCGCAGGTCGACGACGTCGTCGCCCTGCAGTGCCGCCAGCCGTCGCTCGAGGGCACGGGCGAGATCACGCTGCGCCAGCTGGTCAAGGAGTCGCTGCGCATGCGGCCCGATCGCCTCGTCGTCGGCGAGGTGCGCGGGCCCGAGGCGCTCGACCTGCTCATCGCGCTCAACTCGGGCGTCGCCGGCGCCGGCACCATCCACGCCAACTCGGCGCGGGACGCGTTGCAGAAGCTCACGACGCTGCCGCTGCTCGCCGGGCGCAACATCGACGCGGGATTCGTCGTGCCCACCGTGGCGGCGTGCGTCGACCTCGTCGTGCACTGCGCGATGGATGCCCGCGGCAATCGTCGTGTGACCGAGATCCTCGCGCCCACCGGCACGACGCACGGGCACGTCATCGAGGCGTCGCAGATGTTCCATACCGTCGGAGGGCTGCTGCGCCCGACGGGCGGCCATCCGGCGAGGACGTCGAAGTACGAGGCCGCCGGCATCGACGTGGCCGCGCTGCTCGCGAGGGACGACGCATGA
- a CDS encoding alpha/beta fold hydrolase, with amino-acid sequence MADVRLHITDSGGEGRPVVLIHGWPLSGESWQQQRRALTAAGYRVVDYDRRGFGQSDKPEDGYDYDTFADDLQSVLTDLDLVDVSLVGFSMGGGEVARYVARHGESRIRSVVFAAAVTPSMHKTDDNPDGPLDDELYQQLRGGLVEDREAFFEEFVRGFFSVGDQVKVGDGELKDAYEMCLQSSQTAAVAAMDAWATTDFRGDLAAVTVPTLVIHGDGDGTVPFEGSGKRTHEAIAHSQLVVIEDAPHGLNVSHADEFDAALLAFLGDEAPGVDV; translated from the coding sequence ATGGCCGACGTCCGACTCCACATCACCGACTCCGGCGGCGAGGGCCGCCCCGTCGTGCTCATCCACGGCTGGCCGCTGTCCGGCGAGTCGTGGCAGCAGCAGCGTCGCGCGCTCACGGCGGCCGGCTACCGCGTCGTCGACTACGACCGGCGCGGCTTCGGCCAGTCGGACAAGCCCGAGGACGGCTACGACTACGACACGTTCGCCGACGACCTGCAGTCGGTGCTCACGGACCTCGACCTCGTCGACGTGAGCCTCGTGGGCTTCTCGATGGGCGGCGGCGAGGTCGCCCGCTACGTCGCGCGTCACGGCGAGAGCCGCATCCGCTCCGTCGTCTTCGCCGCAGCGGTGACCCCGTCCATGCACAAGACCGACGACAACCCCGACGGCCCGCTCGACGACGAGCTCTACCAGCAGCTGCGCGGTGGGCTCGTGGAGGACCGCGAGGCCTTCTTCGAGGAGTTCGTGCGCGGCTTCTTCTCGGTCGGCGACCAGGTGAAGGTCGGCGACGGCGAGCTGAAGGACGCGTACGAGATGTGCCTGCAGTCGTCGCAGACGGCCGCCGTCGCTGCGATGGACGCGTGGGCGACGACCGACTTCCGCGGCGACCTCGCGGCCGTCACGGTGCCGACCCTCGTCATCCACGGCGACGGCGACGGCACCGTGCCGTTCGAGGGGTCGGGCAAGCGGACCCACGAGGCGATCGCGCACTCGCAGCTCGTCGTCATCGAGGACGCGCCGCACGGGCTCAACGTCAGCCACGCCGACGAGTTCGACGCGGCGCTCCTCGCGTTCCTCGGCGACGAGGCGCCCGGCGTCGACGTCTGA
- a CDS encoding TadE/TadG family type IV pilus assembly protein: MRRLRALGDDRGSAVAETAMVVGLLTLVVLSVMQLALGLHVRNVLQDAAAEGARYGALAGSSPAAGIARAQALVETAVGADYAQSVTATTTTVGGHPALRLTIEAPLPILGLVGPTTLEVHGSAALETLE, translated from the coding sequence ATGCGACGGCTGCGAGCGCTCGGCGACGATCGCGGCTCGGCGGTGGCCGAGACGGCGATGGTCGTGGGGCTCCTGACGCTCGTCGTGCTCTCCGTCATGCAGCTCGCGCTCGGTCTGCACGTGCGCAACGTGCTGCAGGACGCGGCCGCCGAGGGAGCGCGCTACGGCGCGCTCGCGGGATCGTCGCCGGCAGCGGGCATCGCCCGGGCGCAGGCGCTCGTCGAGACGGCCGTCGGTGCCGACTACGCGCAATCGGTGACGGCGACGACGACGACCGTCGGTGGCCATCCGGCCCTCCGCCTCACGATCGAGGCGCCGCTGCCGATCCTGGGCCTCGTCGGCCCCACGACGCTGGAGGTGCACGGCAGTGCCGCGCTCGAGACGCTGGAGTGA
- a CDS encoding MFS transporter, which produces MSDAERFPFRKVAVAAYLPTVLFAIGEGAIIPYIPVIAGDLGASLAVAGLVAAMMVVGELLGSVPGGILVGRLGERAVMIYAGLATILALSLAWFATEPWMLGLAILVTGVATAIFALARHAFMTTYVPYRYRARALSALGGTFRLGLFIGPLLASGVIALGAPVQVTIWLFVGGCLAAVVVLLFLPDPQTTFESGRGHEGAETVERETVRLGDTLRRYARTLGTVGVGAAMLALARKGRDVIVPLWAVSIGVDATTTGLVVGIAGAVDFLLFFVSGLVMDRFGRLWAVLPSLVLMGAGFTTLALTHDGTAAFVGLLVGAGLLAVANGMSSGILMTVGADLADRANPAPFLGAWRLTTNAGGAIAPLGIAALIQAASIVTAGFALVGACAIGAVVLVRFLPRDRPSG; this is translated from the coding sequence GTGAGCGACGCCGAGCGCTTCCCGTTCCGCAAGGTCGCGGTCGCGGCCTACCTGCCGACCGTCCTCTTCGCCATCGGCGAGGGCGCGATCATCCCGTACATCCCCGTCATCGCTGGCGACCTCGGCGCGAGCCTCGCGGTCGCGGGGCTCGTCGCGGCGATGATGGTCGTGGGCGAGCTGCTCGGCAGCGTGCCAGGCGGCATCCTCGTCGGGCGGCTCGGCGAGCGGGCCGTGATGATCTACGCGGGCCTCGCGACGATCCTCGCGCTGTCGCTCGCGTGGTTCGCGACCGAGCCGTGGATGCTCGGGCTCGCGATCCTCGTCACCGGCGTCGCGACGGCGATCTTCGCCCTCGCGCGCCATGCCTTCATGACGACGTACGTGCCGTACCGCTACCGCGCACGGGCGCTGTCGGCGCTCGGCGGCACCTTCCGGCTCGGGCTCTTCATCGGGCCCCTGCTCGCCTCGGGCGTCATCGCGCTCGGCGCCCCCGTGCAGGTCACGATCTGGCTCTTCGTGGGCGGCTGCCTCGCGGCCGTCGTCGTGCTGCTGTTCCTGCCCGATCCGCAGACGACGTTCGAGTCGGGCCGCGGGCACGAGGGCGCCGAGACCGTCGAGCGCGAGACGGTGCGGCTCGGCGACACGCTGCGCCGCTACGCGCGCACCCTCGGCACCGTCGGGGTCGGCGCGGCGATGCTCGCGCTCGCCCGCAAGGGCCGCGACGTCATCGTGCCGCTGTGGGCGGTGTCGATCGGCGTCGACGCGACGACGACGGGCCTCGTCGTCGGCATCGCCGGGGCGGTCGACTTCCTGCTGTTCTTCGTCTCCGGACTCGTCATGGATCGCTTCGGCCGGCTGTGGGCGGTGCTGCCCTCCCTCGTGCTCATGGGCGCGGGCTTCACGACGCTCGCGCTCACCCACGACGGCACGGCCGCGTTCGTCGGCCTGCTCGTCGGCGCCGGCCTCCTCGCCGTCGCGAACGGCATGTCCTCGGGCATCCTCATGACGGTCGGCGCTGACCTCGCCGACCGCGCGAACCCCGCGCCGTTCCTCGGCGCCTGGCGCCTGACGACCAACGCAGGCGGCGCGATCGCGCCGCTCGGCATCGCGGCGCTCATCCAGGCAGCGTCGATCGTGACTGCGGGCTTCGCGCTCGTCGGCGCCTGCGCGATCGGCGCGGTCGTGCTCGTGCGCTTCCTGCCGCGCGATCGCCCGAGCGGCTGA
- a CDS encoding type II secretion system F family protein → MTWLLGAVLGLGLVLCASPWLWPRQARAEDDASRPSRVRDRLTQAGLHEVPLAAVVVVAGLAGVIAAGVALAITPVVPVALAAGLAGLALPFAAVAWRARRRRRARSLVWPDVVDHLVSGVRSGLALPDAVAALATAGPAQTREAFRAFEADHRATGSFAYALDRLKDRLADPVADRILETLRMARDVGGSEVAHVLRDLAAYLRSDLAVRSELEARQSWVVSAARLGVVAPWLVLLLLSTRPEAAAAYNTPGGVAIVAGGLVVTVVAYRVMVRLGRLPEEGRWFA, encoded by the coding sequence ATGACGTGGCTGCTCGGTGCCGTGCTCGGACTCGGTCTCGTGCTCTGCGCGTCGCCGTGGCTGTGGCCGCGGCAGGCGCGCGCGGAGGACGACGCATCGCGCCCGTCGCGCGTGCGCGACCGGCTGACGCAGGCGGGGCTGCACGAGGTGCCGCTCGCCGCGGTCGTCGTCGTCGCCGGGCTCGCAGGCGTCATCGCGGCCGGCGTCGCGCTCGCGATCACGCCCGTGGTGCCCGTCGCGCTCGCCGCAGGCCTCGCGGGGCTCGCGCTGCCGTTCGCCGCCGTCGCCTGGCGCGCGCGCCGCCGTCGCCGCGCACGATCGCTCGTCTGGCCGGACGTCGTCGACCACCTCGTGTCCGGCGTGCGCAGCGGACTCGCGCTGCCCGACGCGGTGGCGGCGCTCGCCACGGCGGGGCCCGCGCAGACGCGCGAGGCGTTCCGAGCCTTCGAGGCCGACCATCGCGCGACGGGCTCGTTCGCCTACGCGCTCGATCGCCTGAAGGATCGCCTCGCCGATCCCGTCGCCGACCGCATCCTCGAGACCCTGCGCATGGCGCGCGACGTCGGCGGCTCGGAGGTCGCGCACGTGCTCCGCGACCTCGCCGCGTACCTGCGCTCCGACCTCGCCGTGCGCAGCGAGCTCGAGGCGCGGCAGTCGTGGGTCGTGAGCGCCGCGCGACTCGGCGTCGTCGCACCGTGGCTCGTCCTGCTGCTGCTGTCCACGCGTCCCGAGGCCGCCGCGGCGTACAACACGCCCGGCGGCGTGGCGATCGTCGCCGGCGGCCTCGTCGTGACGGTCGTCGCCTATCGCGTCATGGTGCGCCTGGGCCGGCTGCCCGAGGAAGGCAGGTGGTTCGCATGA
- a CDS encoding AAA family ATPase, with protein MSERAVPLVESVEVDHLFGRRSYRLDAPLQSLSGGRLVLLHGQNGSGKTTILRLIWHTLSPADARGHRTFLARTPFQRLLIRLADGSQIEVEKSRGLVGDFVLTVREQGEFLTAVDYAVDAELSVPTRSRRRTIGNSNAREYVLDDENVRIVYDDDGLPFVETAFDRAERIYLDFLQRQVRTPLFLADDRELHSDDPDLDRARERLQIEEDPRARNRPRNIQPTTTSEIKVAIQRVNQIIRGLTFGGQNLGSENANALYEAVLRQFVAAGEANDDSAEAMVVYDNLAVIAEASPGFSAYGLAPGFDAEEFRSLLDQVDTQSSAIGGLARRVIAPYLVSVSARYNALREAFDLIDSLVPSINRFLEGKTARFNPGYGLYIEAEGGDHLAVEQLSSGEKQLFMLLCTTFLARWDTRVFIIDEPELSLGVEWQRKLLDALLDITSGTDVQFWVATHSIEIVTSHPDSLVQLRGVGRID; from the coding sequence ATGAGCGAACGCGCTGTACCCCTTGTCGAGTCCGTGGAAGTCGACCACCTCTTCGGCCGGCGCTCCTATCGTCTCGACGCTCCGCTGCAGAGCCTCAGCGGTGGTCGGCTTGTCCTTCTTCACGGACAGAACGGGTCAGGCAAGACCACTATCCTCCGGCTGATCTGGCATACGTTGAGTCCCGCTGATGCTCGAGGTCACCGCACATTTCTTGCTCGAACACCCTTCCAGCGGCTGCTAATTCGGCTTGCTGATGGATCTCAGATCGAAGTTGAGAAATCTCGAGGGCTCGTGGGCGATTTCGTTTTGACCGTGCGAGAGCAGGGCGAATTCCTCACGGCCGTCGACTACGCCGTGGACGCGGAATTGTCCGTACCCACGCGGTCTCGGCGACGCACGATCGGTAATTCGAACGCACGTGAGTACGTACTCGATGATGAGAACGTGCGCATCGTCTATGACGATGATGGGCTCCCGTTCGTCGAGACGGCTTTCGATCGTGCCGAGCGAATCTACCTAGACTTTCTGCAACGGCAAGTCCGAACGCCACTTTTCCTCGCCGACGATCGCGAACTGCACTCCGACGACCCAGATCTCGATCGAGCTCGTGAGCGTCTCCAGATCGAAGAAGACCCGCGCGCGCGCAATCGCCCGCGTAACATCCAGCCGACGACGACGAGTGAGATCAAGGTCGCCATTCAGCGAGTGAACCAGATCATTCGCGGTCTGACTTTCGGTGGCCAGAATCTCGGGTCCGAGAATGCGAACGCGCTCTACGAGGCTGTTCTCCGCCAGTTTGTTGCTGCCGGTGAGGCGAACGACGACTCAGCGGAGGCGATGGTTGTATACGACAACCTTGCGGTCATTGCTGAGGCGTCTCCAGGGTTTTCTGCATACGGACTTGCTCCCGGATTCGACGCGGAGGAATTCCGATCACTACTTGATCAGGTCGACACGCAGAGCTCAGCAATCGGCGGGCTTGCCCGCAGGGTTATCGCCCCCTATCTCGTCAGCGTAAGCGCAAGATACAACGCATTGCGCGAAGCATTTGACCTGATCGATTCCCTTGTTCCCTCCATAAACAGGTTCCTGGAGGGCAAGACTGCGAGATTCAACCCGGGTTACGGACTATACATCGAAGCCGAGGGTGGTGATCACCTTGCTGTCGAGCAATTGTCTTCAGGGGAGAAGCAACTGTTCATGTTGCTCTGCACAACTTTCTTGGCTCGGTGGGATACGCGTGTGTTTATCATTGATGAACCCGAACTGAGCCTCGGGGTTGAATGGCAACGCAAGCTTCTCGACGCACTTCTCGATATCACATCCGGCACGGATGTACAGTTCTGGGTCGCGACCCACTCGATCGAAATCGTGACGAGTCACCCTGACTCACTTGTGCAACTTCGTGGTGTCGGCCGAATTGACTGA
- a CDS encoding type II secretion system F family protein: MTGELGLSLVLGATLGLGLWSLVSLVPVLRRPRLLHRVAPYVLDVSAGARDLVARRTVDPTRVVGVVAAPVSDRLSPVVHALLGSPGAVAARLRRARSPLTLERFRARQLVWGLIGAIVGAAVGALALVRGAAPAVPIALLVVTAASGALLADWLLQRAVRRRMARIASELPTVLEFLALSLAAGEGLGDALRRVARIGTGELAGEIAGVVADAASGASLSDALERLATELEHPGVTRCVDQMRGALERGTPLAQTLQAQAQDARDASRRDLLEAAGRKEIAMLVPLVFGLLPTTVAFALWPGFHVLQVGF, translated from the coding sequence ATGACCGGCGAGCTCGGCCTCTCGCTCGTCCTCGGCGCGACGCTCGGCCTCGGGCTGTGGTCGCTCGTGAGCCTCGTGCCGGTGCTGCGCCGGCCGCGCCTCCTGCATCGCGTGGCGCCGTACGTCCTCGACGTCTCGGCCGGCGCCCGCGACCTCGTCGCTCGCCGCACCGTCGATCCGACGCGCGTCGTCGGCGTCGTCGCCGCGCCGGTCAGCGATCGCCTCTCGCCCGTCGTGCATGCGCTGCTCGGCTCGCCCGGCGCGGTCGCGGCCAGGCTGCGTCGTGCGCGCAGCCCGCTGACGCTCGAGCGATTCCGAGCGCGGCAGCTGGTCTGGGGACTGATCGGCGCGATCGTCGGGGCGGCCGTGGGTGCGCTCGCGCTCGTGCGTGGGGCGGCGCCCGCCGTGCCGATCGCGCTGCTCGTCGTCACGGCCGCGAGCGGCGCGCTCCTCGCGGACTGGCTGCTGCAGCGCGCGGTGCGACGACGCATGGCGCGCATCGCGAGCGAGCTGCCGACGGTGCTCGAGTTCCTTGCGCTCAGCCTCGCCGCAGGCGAGGGGCTCGGCGATGCGCTGCGTCGCGTCGCGCGCATCGGCACCGGCGAGCTCGCCGGCGAGATCGCGGGCGTCGTCGCCGACGCCGCGTCGGGCGCTTCGCTCTCGGACGCGCTCGAGCGGCTGGCGACCGAGCTCGAGCATCCCGGCGTCACGCGTTGCGTCGACCAGATGCGCGGTGCGCTCGAGCGCGGCACGCCGCTCGCCCAGACGCTGCAGGCGCAGGCGCAGGATGCGCGCGATGCCTCGCGCCGCGATCTGCTCGAGGCTGCCGGTCGCAAGGAGATCGCCATGCTCGTGCCGCTGGTCTTCGGCCTGCTGCCGACGACGGTCGCGTTCGCGCTGTGGCCGGGCTTCCACGTGCTGCAGGTGGGGTTCTGA
- a CDS encoding pilus assembly protein TadG-related protein, which translates to MTRGSAVRDRLRSLARDERGSTLLLTIFYGALALALIVLVVAATALLVERRRLFTLADGAALHGAEAFALSQVAFDGESPSPRLADDAVEEAAAAWLASAPTELEEVRLVAAQSLDAQTAEVTVAAAWRPPIVSLLLPEGIPLDVTVTARSVFLD; encoded by the coding sequence GTGACCCGGGGCAGCGCGGTGCGAGACCGGCTGCGCTCGCTCGCGCGGGACGAGCGCGGCTCGACGCTGCTGCTGACGATCTTCTACGGTGCGTTGGCGCTCGCGCTCATCGTCCTCGTCGTCGCCGCGACCGCGCTGCTCGTCGAGCGGCGTCGGCTGTTCACGCTGGCCGACGGCGCCGCGCTCCACGGGGCGGAGGCGTTCGCCCTCTCGCAGGTCGCGTTCGACGGGGAGTCGCCGTCGCCGCGGCTGGCCGACGACGCGGTCGAGGAGGCGGCGGCGGCGTGGCTCGCATCGGCCCCGACGGAGCTCGAGGAGGTGCGGCTCGTCGCGGCGCAGTCGCTCGACGCGCAGACCGCCGAGGTGACCGTCGCCGCCGCGTGGCGCCCGCCGATCGTCTCGCTGCTGCTGCCGGAGGGCATCCCGCTCGACGTCACGGTCACGGCGAGGTCGGTGTTCCTCGACTGA
- a CDS encoding 3-hydroxyacyl-CoA dehydrogenase family protein, whose amino-acid sequence MTTTWRIAVLGSGLMGAAIARTLAAAGHAVRAYDPEPGRAAEAVAGTPAIAVDALTTAVEGTDLVLEAAPERLDVKHALLAEVEPRTTGILASNSSTFTPSQLAEHLADPGRLLVTHWFNPADLVPLVEVVPHPRTPAASVDAVVALLEGAGKHPVALAREVDGFVGNRLQAALVREAMHLVETGVATREQVDAVVRHGLGPRWAAVGPLRVMELGGLDVWEAVADRLLPSLGDATEAPAMLREAAAARRVGTLAEGDFGAVPREVADADRARIARRFRDG is encoded by the coding sequence ATGACGACGACGTGGCGGATCGCGGTGCTGGGGTCGGGGCTCATGGGCGCAGCGATCGCGCGCACGCTCGCCGCGGCGGGGCACGCGGTGCGCGCCTACGACCCCGAGCCCGGTCGCGCCGCGGAGGCGGTTGCAGGGACGCCGGCGATCGCGGTCGACGCGCTCACCACGGCGGTCGAGGGCACCGACCTCGTGCTCGAGGCGGCACCCGAGCGCCTCGACGTCAAGCACGCGCTGCTCGCCGAGGTCGAGCCGCGCACGACGGGCATCCTCGCGTCGAACTCGTCGACGTTCACGCCCTCGCAGCTCGCCGAGCACCTCGCCGACCCGGGTCGGCTGCTCGTGACGCACTGGTTCAACCCGGCCGACCTCGTGCCGCTCGTCGAGGTCGTGCCGCATCCGCGCACGCCCGCAGCATCGGTGGATGCGGTCGTCGCGCTGCTCGAGGGAGCGGGCAAGCATCCCGTCGCGCTCGCGCGCGAGGTCGACGGCTTCGTCGGCAACCGCCTGCAGGCGGCGCTCGTGCGCGAGGCGATGCACCTCGTCGAGACGGGCGTCGCGACGCGCGAGCAGGTCGACGCGGTCGTGCGGCACGGGCTCGGCCCGCGGTGGGCGGCCGTCGGCCCGTTGCGCGTCATGGAGCTCGGCGGCCTCGACGTGTGGGAGGCCGTCGCCGATCGGCTCCTCCCGTCGCTCGGCGATGCGACCGAGGCGCCCGCGATGCTGCGCGAGGCGGCTGCGGCGCGACGTGTCGGCACGCTCGCCGAGGGCGACTTCGGCGCCGTGCCGCGCGAGGTCGCGGATGCGGATCGGGCGCGGATCGCGCGTCGATTCCGCGACGGGTAG